In Virgibacillus sp. NKC19-16, a single genomic region encodes these proteins:
- a CDS encoding DUF3231 family protein: MADYKHIELTASEISTLWTLYHSDTMAVCGLTYFLSHVEDEQIRIMLESNLTLMKQDVEKLTNFFIQEDYPIPKGFTEQDVNVEAPRLFSDKLYLEYMLNMTNIALVTNTASLISVERKDVIDFYAENLTATQNLHRQLKELAKEKGFYIRTPSLPKPKQIDFVKKQKFLAGWFADRRPLLGVEITNLVFNARRNALGQALITGFSQVAQAKEVRQYFERGREISGKHVKVFSSILSDDYLSNSALIMTPEVTDSTVSPFSDKMMMELVTVLIASGIGEYSVGLAASPRRDLGAHYGRLSTELTAYAEDGANIMIDHGWMEQPPMAADRKNLAK; the protein is encoded by the coding sequence ATGGCAGATTACAAACATATTGAACTCACCGCATCGGAAATTTCTACACTTTGGACTTTATACCACAGTGACACAATGGCAGTATGTGGATTAACGTATTTCTTGTCCCATGTTGAAGATGAACAAATACGCATTATGCTTGAAAGCAATTTAACCCTAATGAAACAGGACGTTGAAAAATTAACCAACTTTTTTATTCAGGAAGATTATCCCATCCCTAAAGGATTTACCGAGCAAGATGTCAATGTAGAAGCACCGCGTCTTTTCTCAGACAAACTTTATCTGGAATACATGCTAAATATGACAAATATAGCTCTCGTAACAAATACAGCTTCCCTTATATCTGTTGAGCGGAAAGATGTGATCGACTTTTACGCTGAAAATTTAACGGCCACCCAGAATCTGCATAGACAACTAAAGGAATTAGCTAAGGAAAAAGGGTTTTATATTCGCACTCCAAGCCTTCCAAAACCGAAACAAATTGATTTTGTAAAGAAGCAGAAATTCCTGGCAGGATGGTTTGCAGATCGCAGGCCGTTACTTGGGGTTGAGATCACCAATCTTGTTTTTAATGCAAGGAGAAATGCGTTAGGACAAGCATTGATCACCGGGTTTAGTCAAGTCGCACAAGCAAAGGAAGTCAGGCAATATTTTGAAAGAGGGCGTGAAATTTCCGGAAAACATGTAAAAGTATTTAGCTCTATTTTAAGTGATGATTATCTGTCTAATAGCGCATTAATAATGACACCTGAAGTAACAGATTCAACGGTTTCTCCATTTTCAGATAAGATGATGATGGAATTGGTTACCGTTTTAATAGCGTCCGGCATAGGGGAATACAGTGTGGGACTAGCAGCAAGTCCAAGAAGAGATTTAGGCGCACACTACGGGCGCTTATCAACAGAGTTAACCGCTTATGCAGAAGACGGGGCAAATATTATGATTGATCATGGCTGGATGGAACAACCCCCAATGGCAGCAGATCGAAAAAATTTAGCGAAATAG
- a CDS encoding DUF3231 family protein, whose translation MEASNNIPLTASELAQIWGNYMNASLYDGVLSYFKEKVEDGDIQSVIEDAHLIFQNQLTSLTDFLKNEGHPEPQGFTNEDVNIYAPRLYTDGYMLQNAMQLGALGMNAASMAISLSAREDVYAYFSKSFSDYNAIHHKATLVALDKGIYVRPPSIPAPKEVDFVKKQNFLTGWFGERRPLLAPEIANLYSNIERNALGAATLTGFSQVAQSKEVRSYLQRGIAIAKKHVNIFSEVLEGSDVPVPMGSDPLVTNSAEISPFSDKLIMYHTTEMIALGIGFYGLSISTNIRRDIASHYTRLMAEIALFSEDGANIMIDNEWLEEPPRMVDRDELAKKRKE comes from the coding sequence ATGGAGGCAAGTAATAATATTCCTTTAACAGCTTCAGAACTAGCTCAAATTTGGGGAAATTATATGAATGCGAGTTTATATGATGGTGTACTTTCCTATTTCAAGGAAAAAGTGGAAGACGGGGATATACAATCTGTGATAGAAGATGCACATCTTATTTTTCAAAATCAGTTGACCAGCCTTACAGATTTTCTAAAAAACGAGGGTCATCCAGAGCCACAGGGTTTTACGAATGAAGATGTGAACATTTATGCACCACGACTATATACAGATGGGTACATGTTACAAAACGCCATGCAGTTAGGTGCATTAGGAATGAATGCAGCATCAATGGCGATAAGCCTTTCTGCTAGAGAAGATGTTTATGCTTATTTCTCAAAATCCTTTAGTGATTATAATGCAATTCATCACAAAGCAACATTGGTTGCTCTAGACAAAGGGATCTATGTTCGTCCACCTTCTATCCCGGCACCAAAAGAAGTGGACTTTGTAAAAAAGCAAAATTTCCTGACAGGTTGGTTTGGTGAACGCAGGCCCTTGCTCGCTCCGGAAATCGCCAACCTTTACTCTAATATAGAGCGAAATGCACTTGGCGCCGCAACATTAACAGGCTTTAGCCAAGTAGCACAATCGAAGGAAGTCAGATCCTACTTACAGCGCGGCATCGCCATTGCCAAAAAACATGTAAACATATTCAGTGAAGTCCTCGAAGGAAGTGACGTTCCAGTACCGATGGGGTCAGATCCCCTGGTCACAAATTCTGCAGAGATCTCGCCGTTTTCCGATAAGTTAATCATGTATCATACCACCGAAATGATTGCACTGGGAATCGGATTTTATGGCCTTAGTATTTCTACAAATATTAGAAGAGATATAGCGTCACATTATACTCGATTAATGGCGGAAATTGCCTTATTTTCAGAGGATGGAGCGAATATTATGATCGACAATGAATGGCTAGAAGAACCTCCACGAATGGTCGACAGAGATGAATTAGCCAAAAAACGGAAGGAGTAA
- a CDS encoding spore germination protein: MVLRSRSKRNKNQTAKPKEENFSIEIFKDLNKNLDNLKKMLDEPDDLIVREFTLHSTEQKCAIAYIDGLVDKYVVHNSILKNLQIRMDNQQLPTEKQALFDEIYSEVISIGNVEKGTTLDAVSAGILSGSTILYLEGLDKVIIMSTIGWETRSVEAPTTEQVIRGSKEGFVENIRTNTSLIRRSLQDPNLRFQSHKIGRRSQKSLNVAYIAGVSNPDIVKEVNRRIESIDMDYAPESGFIEQWIEDSFLSPFPQMLNTERSDKAAAALTQGKIVILLDGTPFVLIAPTTLGNTLQSPEDYYERWMIGSLIRILRYLAAFFTLFLPALYIALVSYQQGMIPSDLAFSIAATRDGVPFPAFVEAVMMGIVMELLREAGARLPTSIGQTIGIVGGLVIGDAAVQAGIVSPVMVIVVALTAIASFAVPEYSTAIAFRMIRFATMISAAVLGLYGIIIVYIAVNIHIVNLKSFGVPYSTPFAPTFLNDFKDLVTRAPIPSLETRPQYLKPDDDKSANRGDSSK; the protein is encoded by the coding sequence ATGGTATTGCGTTCACGTTCTAAACGAAACAAAAATCAAACAGCGAAGCCAAAAGAAGAGAATTTTTCGATTGAAATTTTCAAAGATCTGAATAAAAATTTAGATAATCTTAAAAAAATGCTTGATGAACCGGATGATTTGATTGTACGGGAGTTCACACTTCATTCTACGGAGCAGAAATGTGCCATTGCCTATATAGATGGATTAGTCGATAAGTATGTCGTACATAACAGCATTCTCAAGAACCTTCAAATACGGATGGATAACCAGCAATTACCAACCGAAAAACAAGCGCTTTTTGATGAAATTTACAGTGAAGTGATTTCGATTGGCAATGTCGAAAAAGGAACAACATTAGACGCTGTTTCTGCTGGTATTCTTTCCGGTAGTACCATTCTTTATTTGGAGGGTTTGGATAAAGTAATAATCATGTCGACAATAGGATGGGAAACCCGTTCCGTCGAAGCACCGACGACAGAACAGGTTATACGTGGATCCAAAGAAGGATTTGTTGAAAATATCAGAACAAATACGTCGCTTATCAGGCGGAGTCTTCAGGATCCCAATCTGCGCTTTCAGTCACATAAAATCGGGCGTCGTTCCCAGAAAAGCCTTAACGTGGCGTATATTGCCGGAGTCAGCAATCCAGATATTGTAAAGGAAGTAAATCGGCGTATTGAATCGATTGATATGGATTATGCTCCGGAGTCCGGTTTTATTGAACAATGGATTGAAGATAGTTTCTTATCACCTTTTCCACAGATGTTAAATACGGAGAGGTCGGATAAGGCGGCTGCCGCGCTTACGCAAGGAAAAATTGTGATTTTACTCGACGGTACGCCGTTTGTATTGATTGCTCCAACGACGTTAGGCAATACACTGCAATCTCCGGAAGATTATTATGAACGTTGGATGATTGGATCCCTGATACGGATATTAAGGTATTTGGCTGCTTTTTTCACCCTATTTCTACCTGCTTTATATATTGCATTGGTTTCCTATCAACAGGGAATGATTCCGTCTGATTTAGCCTTCTCGATTGCTGCTACAAGAGACGGGGTACCTTTTCCTGCCTTTGTGGAAGCAGTTATGATGGGAATCGTCATGGAATTACTGCGAGAGGCTGGAGCACGCTTACCGACATCCATTGGACAAACGATTGGAATTGTTGGTGGGCTGGTTATTGGGGATGCTGCGGTGCAGGCAGGGATCGTAAGTCCGGTCATGGTCATTGTGGTTGCATTAACGGCCATTGCATCCTTTGCCGTACCTGAATATAGTACAGCAATTGCATTTCGAATGATTCGCTTTGCGACCATGATTTCAGCGGCTGTACTCGGGCTGTATGGCATTATTATTGTTTACATTGCAGTCAATATCCATATCGTAAACTTAAAAAGCTTCGGAGTTCCTTATTCTACGCCTTTTGCCCCGACATTTCTAAATGACTTTAAGGATCTTGTTACACGTGCACCTATACCATCACTGGAAACACGGCCACAATATCTGAAGCCAGATGACGATAAGTCTGCAAACAGAGGGGACTCGAGCAAATGA
- a CDS encoding GerAB/ArcD/ProY family transporter, translating into MKKFEYADEKITEREIMFAIPSIVVGVGILSLPKDLAAATVSSDGWIPLLIAGGIVAFITWVVAKISASFPQQDFLTYASKIMTKPVAIVITFLFAVIALNVAALTVRRIADISKHYLFDRTPVEVIAFTFLLLVVYGVSGSRAGLFRLNIMFLPIILFISVLILAFNIGWFKLEGLLPVFQTSFSGYMEGLGTSITSYTGFGIVWFYIALVKQPEKAPKKAVLGMFIPIVLYILFFIATIGVFGNAVTANLLYPTIELGKVVDVPGGFFQRFESIFFVIWIMAIFNSTAMALDVGVFAMNSIFKNTKKIKLIFILAPIVYLISMFPKTIVEVSTFSSIIGYTAFLFTVFTMVLLLVTAKLRGVKRGE; encoded by the coding sequence ATGAAAAAATTTGAATATGCGGACGAGAAAATTACGGAAAGAGAAATCATGTTTGCCATTCCTTCCATCGTGGTGGGGGTAGGAATTCTTTCCCTCCCAAAAGATTTAGCGGCAGCAACTGTCTCCTCAGACGGGTGGATTCCATTACTGATTGCAGGGGGCATCGTTGCTTTTATCACCTGGGTTGTGGCTAAGATCTCAGCAAGCTTTCCGCAGCAAGATTTCCTTACCTATGCATCCAAAATAATGACGAAACCTGTCGCAATTGTTATAACATTTCTGTTTGCGGTTATCGCATTAAATGTAGCCGCACTTACTGTTCGCAGAATCGCTGACATTTCCAAGCATTATTTATTTGATCGTACACCTGTTGAAGTTATCGCATTTACCTTCTTGCTTCTTGTCGTATACGGTGTTTCAGGTTCAAGGGCAGGGTTATTTCGACTGAATATCATGTTCCTGCCTATTATTCTCTTTATTTCTGTTCTCATTTTAGCATTCAATATAGGTTGGTTTAAACTGGAAGGTTTACTGCCGGTGTTCCAAACAAGCTTTAGCGGGTATATGGAAGGGCTAGGTACAAGTATTACGTCCTATACGGGATTTGGTATTGTATGGTTTTATATCGCACTCGTGAAACAACCGGAAAAAGCCCCGAAGAAGGCTGTGCTTGGCATGTTTATACCCATCGTTTTATATATTTTGTTTTTCATAGCAACTATCGGCGTATTTGGGAATGCAGTTACCGCAAACCTGCTTTATCCCACCATCGAGTTAGGTAAGGTCGTTGATGTCCCGGGAGGATTCTTTCAACGGTTTGAATCCATCTTCTTTGTAATTTGGATCATGGCAATTTTTAACTCCACAGCAATGGCACTGGATGTAGGTGTTTTTGCGATGAATTCCATTTTCAAAAATACAAAGAAAATCAAGTTAATTTTTATTTTAGCACCAATCGTATATCTCATTAGTATGTTCCCGAAAACCATAGTAGAGGTATCCACATTTTCAAGCATAATCGGTTATACAGCCTTTCTATTTACTGTATTTACGATGGTGCTGCTACTTGTTACTGCTAAATTGAGGGGAGTGAAGCGGGGTGAATAA
- a CDS encoding Ger(x)C family spore germination protein: MNKYVFILICSSLVILLTGCWDEIDIEERGFIVGSAIDLAENHEADKPQVTVTNQFVVPSGLGSPAEAGGGGKAFENLSVSGGSIFEIFREMGTLNNTVPFREHLKIIIVSEEVAREPDLFSSLMDTYVRDHEMRREVRVLISQGDAREILEIEPENEELPAMYINDVIENRDRNLETLTPVRIGDIHEFLLDGSSYVIPRITPRGNKVEYQGAGVFYGHDNSIAGVLNDDEATGLNLINGNKKGGTINFEVEGRPMTFEIENMKKNIKIDAKDVENINISITVDAEGVISEMFGDRSLLQPEYMSEIEGNASKKMEELMNGVLEKGQNELGVDFFDFHNILKQNHYKKWEQIKDNWDHGDNIFAQSNIDVSANITVRSTGASDRTKSQGRE; encoded by the coding sequence GTGAATAAATATGTTTTCATACTTATCTGCTCATCCTTGGTGATTCTACTCACAGGGTGTTGGGATGAAATAGATATTGAAGAGCGTGGATTTATCGTTGGATCTGCTATTGATTTAGCTGAAAACCATGAAGCGGACAAACCACAAGTGACGGTGACGAACCAGTTCGTCGTTCCTAGTGGATTAGGTAGCCCTGCAGAGGCTGGTGGCGGAGGAAAAGCCTTCGAAAATTTGTCTGTTAGCGGTGGGAGTATATTTGAGATTTTTCGGGAAATGGGAACACTAAATAACACGGTTCCGTTTCGTGAACATTTAAAAATAATAATTGTATCGGAAGAAGTAGCAAGAGAGCCGGACTTATTTTCAAGCCTTATGGACACCTATGTTCGAGATCATGAAATGCGTAGAGAGGTCAGGGTACTCATTTCACAAGGGGATGCCCGTGAGATACTGGAAATAGAACCGGAAAATGAAGAACTTCCTGCCATGTATATTAACGATGTGATTGAAAACCGAGATCGGAATCTCGAAACATTGACCCCGGTAAGGATTGGTGATATTCATGAATTTTTACTAGACGGGAGCAGTTACGTTATTCCGAGGATAACGCCCAGGGGTAATAAAGTAGAATACCAGGGTGCAGGTGTATTTTATGGACATGATAACAGTATAGCCGGAGTACTGAATGACGACGAAGCGACAGGATTGAATCTGATTAATGGCAATAAAAAGGGTGGGACCATAAATTTTGAAGTTGAAGGACGACCCATGACGTTTGAGATTGAAAATATGAAAAAAAATATAAAAATAGATGCAAAAGACGTAGAAAATATAAATATATCCATTACAGTTGATGCAGAAGGTGTTATATCAGAGATGTTTGGGGATAGAAGTCTCTTGCAACCGGAATATATGTCGGAAATTGAAGGAAATGCCAGTAAAAAAATGGAAGAACTAATGAACGGAGTGCTGGAAAAAGGACAGAATGAATTAGGTGTCGACTTTTTTGATTTTCATAATATATTAAAACAAAACCATTATAAGAAGTGGGAGCAAATAAAGGATAACTGGGATCACGGTGATAATATTTTTGCCCAGAGTAATATTGACGTGTCAGCAAACATCACTGTCCGTTCAACTGGAGCCAGTGATCGGACAAAAAGTCAGGGAAGAGAGTGA
- a CDS encoding amidase, whose translation MDLKDYVTLDATAMAELVKAREVTPIELLELSFQQLEKVNPALNAVTHTRKEKAFAEAERVGGGPFGGVPILLKNLSQSLKGEPLTSGSPLLMSTVAEQDSNMVKKFREAGFQFVGHTNTPEFGLKNITEPELHGPTRNPWDTNYSPGGSSGGSASAIAAGIVPLAGASDGGGSIRIPASFTGVFGLKPTRGRTPVGPGVGRQWQGASIGFVLSRSVRDSAAMLDQLQVVQPEAAFHTPLFPGSYKESMQHPFEKSLRIAYSTKSPVGTPVSEDAKLAVEKTGKWLESQGHVVEEKENDVDGIQLMKDYYVMNSGEISALVARLERGIGRAITADDVEIETWLLNQAGKSVSAAEFSASLSSWDTAAAQMARLHETYDFYITPASAYTAPKVGELTHTREEQKELRSRVNELNKQEQQDLVYDMFLPSLTYTPFTQLANLTGQPAMSVPVHLSEAGLPLGVQVMASKGEENRLLQLAYQLEQSGAFEEAAWSASYSSNVLK comes from the coding sequence ATGGATCTTAAAGACTATGTAACCCTAGACGCAACAGCAATGGCAGAATTAGTGAAAGCGCGGGAAGTAACACCGATAGAACTGCTGGAATTGAGCTTTCAGCAACTGGAAAAGGTCAACCCAGCATTAAATGCTGTGACACATACTAGGAAGGAAAAGGCTTTTGCAGAGGCGGAACGAGTGGGAGGAGGCCCGTTCGGTGGTGTGCCGATTTTATTGAAAAATCTTTCCCAAAGTTTAAAAGGGGAGCCGCTAACTTCCGGCTCTCCGCTGTTAATGTCAACCGTTGCGGAGCAGGATTCCAATATGGTGAAGAAATTCCGTGAGGCGGGTTTCCAATTTGTAGGGCATACTAACACACCGGAATTTGGGCTAAAAAATATAACCGAGCCTGAATTGCATGGACCAACAAGAAATCCATGGGACACCAATTACTCCCCGGGCGGTTCCAGCGGGGGATCTGCCTCTGCGATTGCAGCAGGGATTGTCCCATTAGCAGGAGCAAGTGATGGAGGCGGGTCGATCCGAATTCCAGCTTCGTTTACCGGGGTGTTTGGCTTGAAACCAACACGTGGACGCACACCGGTAGGACCAGGTGTTGGACGTCAGTGGCAGGGTGCATCGATTGGTTTTGTCCTAAGTCGAAGTGTTCGGGATAGTGCAGCAATGCTTGATCAGCTTCAAGTTGTCCAGCCGGAAGCAGCATTCCATACACCGTTATTTCCGGGAAGCTATAAAGAGTCGATGCAGCATCCATTTGAGAAATCACTCCGAATCGCATACAGTACGAAATCTCCTGTTGGCACACCTGTTTCCGAAGATGCGAAATTGGCTGTTGAGAAAACAGGGAAATGGCTGGAAAGTCAGGGTCACGTCGTTGAGGAAAAAGAAAATGATGTCGACGGGATCCAACTAATGAAAGATTATTATGTGATGAATAGTGGAGAAATCTCTGCCTTAGTGGCGCGATTAGAAAGAGGTATCGGGCGAGCGATTACAGCGGACGATGTGGAAATTGAAACATGGCTCCTGAATCAGGCAGGGAAGTCTGTTTCTGCCGCGGAATTTTCAGCAAGTCTGTCTTCATGGGATACGGCTGCAGCACAAATGGCGCGTTTACATGAAACGTATGATTTTTATATCACACCAGCTTCCGCATATACAGCACCAAAAGTTGGGGAATTAACACATACACGGGAGGAACAAAAGGAACTGCGGTCACGGGTTAATGAGCTGAACAAGCAGGAGCAGCAGGATCTCGTATACGACATGTTCCTGCCAAGCCTAACGTACACACCATTTACCCAGCTAGCTAATTTAACCGGACAACCAGCAATGTCCGTACCAGTACACCTATCAGAAGCCGGACTCCCTTTAGGCGTCCAAGTAATGGCATCCAAGGGAGAAGAGAACCGGTTGCTGCAGCTCGCTTATCAGCTGGAGCAGAGCGGCGCTTTTGAGGAGGCTGCCTGGTCTGCCTCTTACTCCTCTAACGTGTTAAAGTGA
- a CDS encoding AbgT family transporter encodes MDKRKGVFQRSLDGIETVGNKLPHPVTLFAILALLVVLLSAALAPLGISVEHPGEEGEMVEINNLLSADGIQYMLTSMTDNFIGFAPLGVVLVTMLGIGVAERTGLISALLRGFVLSVPNRLITAGLVFAGIMSSVASDAGYVVLPPLGALIFAALGRHPLAGLAAAFAGVSAGFSANLSLSATDAMLGEMTIAAASIIDPAYAETMNIAMNWYFIAVSVFVLTFIGAWVTERVVEPRLGKYKGEKTEDLEGLTSVEKKGLIWSGVALVVGLILTLLLILPENAPMRGEDGGIIQSPFMSSLVPIIAVLFFIPGLVYGKITKVIRNDKDVANQLSDTMASMGMFIALAFTAGQFVAFFSESNMGMVLGVYGAEFLQSINLSGIPLVLLFILITALINIFIGSASAKWAMMAPVFVPIMMQLGYSPELTQMAYRVADSTTNIITPLMTYFAIIIAFAQKYDKNMGIGTLISVMLPYSIYFIIGWTIMLVAWMLLGIPLGPGSPIQY; translated from the coding sequence ATGGATAAGAGAAAAGGCGTTTTTCAGCGCTCTTTGGATGGGATTGAGACGGTAGGGAATAAATTACCACATCCGGTCACATTGTTTGCAATTTTAGCGTTACTAGTTGTTCTTCTTTCAGCTGCTTTAGCGCCACTCGGGATTAGTGTGGAGCACCCTGGTGAAGAAGGTGAAATGGTTGAGATTAACAACCTACTGAGCGCTGATGGTATTCAATATATGCTTACAAGTATGACGGATAACTTCATTGGTTTCGCGCCACTTGGGGTTGTACTTGTGACGATGCTTGGTATTGGTGTTGCAGAACGCACAGGATTAATTAGTGCACTATTGCGTGGTTTTGTTTTATCTGTACCAAATCGTTTGATTACTGCTGGTTTAGTTTTTGCTGGTATTATGTCCAGTGTTGCTTCAGATGCGGGATATGTTGTCCTGCCACCACTTGGGGCTCTCATATTCGCAGCACTTGGAAGGCACCCATTAGCCGGTTTGGCTGCAGCGTTCGCAGGGGTTTCAGCAGGATTTAGTGCAAACCTATCTTTATCTGCGACAGATGCTATGCTTGGAGAGATGACAATAGCTGCAGCATCGATTATTGACCCGGCTTATGCTGAAACCATGAACATTGCCATGAACTGGTACTTTATTGCTGTTTCCGTGTTTGTTCTAACATTTATAGGTGCTTGGGTAACGGAACGCGTAGTCGAACCTCGTTTAGGCAAGTATAAAGGTGAAAAAACAGAGGATTTGGAAGGACTTACTTCCGTTGAGAAAAAAGGTCTGATCTGGTCTGGTGTAGCCTTAGTCGTTGGGTTAATTTTAACGCTGTTACTCATTCTGCCGGAAAATGCACCGATGCGCGGCGAAGATGGTGGGATTATTCAATCACCATTTATGAGTTCATTAGTACCTATTATTGCGGTGTTATTCTTTATCCCAGGCCTTGTTTATGGGAAAATAACCAAGGTAATTCGTAACGATAAAGACGTTGCAAATCAATTGTCCGATACCATGGCATCCATGGGTATGTTCATTGCATTAGCATTTACTGCAGGGCAATTCGTTGCATTTTTCTCGGAGTCAAATATGGGGATGGTTCTTGGCGTTTACGGTGCTGAGTTCTTGCAAAGCATCAATCTTTCCGGGATTCCGCTCGTTCTGTTATTTATCTTAATTACTGCACTGATCAACATATTTATTGGGAGTGCATCAGCCAAGTGGGCCATGATGGCACCAGTATTTGTGCCGATCATGATGCAGCTTGGCTACTCCCCGGAGCTTACGCAAATGGCTTATCGTGTTGCAGACTCAACAACGAATATCATTACACCGCTAATGACATACTTTGCAATTATCATTGCATTTGCTCAGAAGTATGATAAGAATATGGGAATTGGTACATTAATATCTGTTATGCTTCCATATTCCATTTACTTCATTATCGGTTGGACAATTATGCTTGTTGCTTGGATGCTCCTGGGAATACCGCTTGGACCAGGTTCTCCAATCCAATATTAA
- a CDS encoding AAA family ATPase yields the protein MLETTVYNEKIETVLTNINKVIIGKEEAATLSLVALLAQGHVLLEDVPGVGKTMLVRTLARSLDCDFRRIQFTPDLLPSDVTGISIYNPKELEFEFRGGPILGNIILADEINRTSPKTQSSLLEGMEEKNVTVDGQTIPLARPFFVMATQNPIEYEGTYPLPEAQLDRFILKLKMGYPAFGDELEMLERTSRNHPIEGVDAVMSKEQLIAIQEEVKEVYIDKNVQHYIINLVGNTRTNPSIRLGVSPRGSIALMRAAKAYAYIYSRDYVLPDDVKFLAPFVLSHRVILTSEAKYEGMTSEQVVDSIVKNTHIPIRKEFL from the coding sequence ATGCTGGAAACAACTGTTTACAATGAAAAAATTGAAACCGTACTAACAAATATAAATAAAGTAATAATTGGGAAAGAAGAAGCTGCAACCCTCAGTTTAGTAGCATTATTGGCACAAGGGCATGTGTTGCTTGAGGATGTACCGGGGGTTGGTAAAACAATGCTTGTTCGTACATTGGCTAGGTCTCTAGACTGTGATTTTAGAAGAATTCAGTTTACACCGGATCTATTACCTTCTGACGTAACAGGTATTTCCATATACAATCCAAAAGAGCTTGAGTTTGAGTTCCGTGGTGGCCCGATACTGGGAAATATTATACTTGCTGATGAAATTAACCGCACTTCACCAAAAACACAATCATCGCTGCTTGAAGGTATGGAAGAGAAAAATGTTACGGTAGACGGGCAGACAATCCCGCTCGCACGTCCCTTCTTTGTTATGGCTACACAAAATCCGATTGAATATGAAGGTACATATCCACTGCCGGAAGCCCAGTTGGACCGCTTTATTTTAAAACTTAAAATGGGTTACCCGGCATTTGGGGACGAACTGGAAATGCTGGAACGCACGTCTAGAAATCATCCGATTGAGGGCGTTGATGCCGTCATGTCCAAGGAGCAATTGATTGCTATTCAAGAAGAAGTGAAAGAAGTTTATATTGATAAAAATGTGCAACATTACATTATTAATCTAGTTGGTAATACGAGAACAAATCCATCTATCCGTCTTGGCGTAAGTCCAAGAGGATCCATCGCATTAATGCGGGCAGCGAAAGCATATGCCTATATATACAGTCGGGATTACGTGCTGCCTGATGATGTGAAATTTCTGGCCCCATTTGTTTTGTCCCACCGGGTTATATTAACATCGGAAGCTAAATATGAAGGCATGACAAGTGAACAGGTTGTGGATAGTATCGTGAAAAATACACATATTCCGATTCGAAAGGAATTTCTTTAA